One part of the Magallana gigas chromosome 5, xbMagGiga1.1, whole genome shotgun sequence genome encodes these proteins:
- the LOC105340657 gene encoding aquaporin-4 isoform X3 encodes MAVGAGLAPEGSPPVSSVHVALEAGFFIAAIITTLNTVSGGHVNPAISLGFLLTGQIGLVRCFLYITSQTVGAIAGCGLLLALTPENLQQGSFGVIAPGPNVTATQAFGAEVVITFLLDFSTFSFVDNGRHDLSGSVPFIIGIIVSLNIFAMFNVSGGCMNPARNFGPMVVTGNYAYAWVNVTSKTSYITNANVYWVGPMVGGGLGAVLYDKLFSTKVCKSRLKSCVSGETKDTKELEITVEENDNNIKLLEPERTS; translated from the exons ATGGCTGTAGGGGCTGGGCTGGCGCCGGAGGGTAGCCCCCCAGTATCCAGCGTTCACGTCGCTTTAGAAGCCGGATTCTTTATTGCAGCAATCATCACTACCTTAAACACAGTAAGCGGGGGTCACGTGAACCCAGCCATCAGTCTGGGATTCCTGCTAACTGGTCAAATAGGACTTGTGCGCTGCTTTCTGTACATAACATCACAGACTGTGGGTGCAATTGCAGGATGCGGTTTACTTCTGGCCTTGACACCGGAGAACCTTCAACAAGGCAGTTTCGGGGTCATAGCCCCGGGTCCAAATGTCACGGCAACACAAGCTTTTGGGGCAGAGGTTGTGATCACTTTTTTGTTGGATTTTAGCACTTTTTCATTTGTGGACAACGGAAGACATGATCTGTCGGGATCAGTGCCATTTATAATTGGCATCATTGtttcattaaacatttttgcCATG TTTAACGTTTCCGGGGGTTGCATGAATCCTGCCAGGAATTTCGGCCCTATGGTGGTTACGGGGAACTATGCATACGCTTGGGTAAACGTGACATCCAAAACTTCATATATAACTAATGCAAAT GTGTACTGGGTCGGTCCAATGGTTGGTGGGGGCCTAGGTGCTGTACTGTATGATAAACTGTTTTCTACCAAAGTCTGCAAATCGAGACTGAAGAGCTGTGTGAGTGGCGAGACCAAAGACACCAAGGAATTGGAGATTACGGTGGAAGAAAACGACAACAATATCAAACTGCTTGAACCTGAGCGGACATCGTGA
- the LOC105340657 gene encoding aquaporin AQPAe.a isoform X2, producing the protein MAKQSIQEHLFQREVKDVKSLDLWRACLAEFLGTGLLCFMAVGAGLAPEGSPPVSSVHVALEAGFFIAAIITTLNTVSGGHVNPAISLGFLLTGQIGLVRCFLYITSQTVGAIAGCGLLLALTPENLQQGSFGVIAPGPNVTATQAFGAEVVITFLLDFSTFSFVDNGRHDLSGSVPFIIGIIVSLNIFAMFNVSGGCMNPARNFGPMVVTGNYAYAWVYWVGPMVGGGLGAVLYDKLFSTKVCKSRLKSCVSGETKDTKELEITVEENDNNIKLLEPERTS; encoded by the exons ATGGCAAAACAGTCTATCCAGGAGCATTTGTTTCAGAGGGAAGTGAAGGATGTCAAGTCTCTGGATCTCTGGCGCGCATGCTTAGCTGAGTTTCTGGGCACGGGCTTGCTATGTTTTATGGCTGTAGGGGCTGGGCTGGCGCCGGAGGGTAGCCCCCCAGTATCCAGCGTTCACGTCGCTTTAGAAGCCGGATTCTTTATTGCAGCAATCATCACTACCTTAAACACAGTAAGCGGGGGTCACGTGAACCCAGCCATCAGTCTGGGATTCCTGCTAACTGGTCAAATAGGACTTGTGCGCTGCTTTCTGTACATAACATCACAGACTGTGGGTGCAATTGCAGGATGCGGTTTACTTCTGGCCTTGACACCGGAGAACCTTCAACAAGGCAGTTTCGGGGTCATAGCCCCGGGTCCAAATGTCACGGCAACACAAGCTTTTGGGGCAGAGGTTGTGATCACTTTTTTGTTGGATTTTAGCACTTTTTCATTTGTGGACAACGGAAGACATGATCTGTCGGGATCAGTGCCATTTATAATTGGCATCATTGtttcattaaacatttttgcCATG TTTAACGTTTCCGGGGGTTGCATGAATCCTGCCAGGAATTTCGGCCCTATGGTGGTTACGGGGAACTATGCATACGCTTGG GTGTACTGGGTCGGTCCAATGGTTGGTGGGGGCCTAGGTGCTGTACTGTATGATAAACTGTTTTCTACCAAAGTCTGCAAATCGAGACTGAAGAGCTGTGTGAGTGGCGAGACCAAAGACACCAAGGAATTGGAGATTACGGTGGAAGAAAACGACAACAATATCAAACTGCTTGAACCTGAGCGGACATCGTGA
- the LOC105340657 gene encoding aquaporin AQPAe.a isoform X1, with protein sequence MAKQSIQEHLFQREVKDVKSLDLWRACLAEFLGTGLLCFMAVGAGLAPEGSPPVSSVHVALEAGFFIAAIITTLNTVSGGHVNPAISLGFLLTGQIGLVRCFLYITSQTVGAIAGCGLLLALTPENLQQGSFGVIAPGPNVTATQAFGAEVVITFLLDFSTFSFVDNGRHDLSGSVPFIIGIIVSLNIFAMFNVSGGCMNPARNFGPMVVTGNYAYAWVNVTSKTSYITNANVYWVGPMVGGGLGAVLYDKLFSTKVCKSRLKSCVSGETKDTKELEITVEENDNNIKLLEPERTS encoded by the exons ATGGCAAAACAGTCTATCCAGGAGCATTTGTTTCAGAGGGAAGTGAAGGATGTCAAGTCTCTGGATCTCTGGCGCGCATGCTTAGCTGAGTTTCTGGGCACGGGCTTGCTATGTTTTATGGCTGTAGGGGCTGGGCTGGCGCCGGAGGGTAGCCCCCCAGTATCCAGCGTTCACGTCGCTTTAGAAGCCGGATTCTTTATTGCAGCAATCATCACTACCTTAAACACAGTAAGCGGGGGTCACGTGAACCCAGCCATCAGTCTGGGATTCCTGCTAACTGGTCAAATAGGACTTGTGCGCTGCTTTCTGTACATAACATCACAGACTGTGGGTGCAATTGCAGGATGCGGTTTACTTCTGGCCTTGACACCGGAGAACCTTCAACAAGGCAGTTTCGGGGTCATAGCCCCGGGTCCAAATGTCACGGCAACACAAGCTTTTGGGGCAGAGGTTGTGATCACTTTTTTGTTGGATTTTAGCACTTTTTCATTTGTGGACAACGGAAGACATGATCTGTCGGGATCAGTGCCATTTATAATTGGCATCATTGtttcattaaacatttttgcCATG TTTAACGTTTCCGGGGGTTGCATGAATCCTGCCAGGAATTTCGGCCCTATGGTGGTTACGGGGAACTATGCATACGCTTGGGTAAACGTGACATCCAAAACTTCATATATAACTAATGCAAAT GTGTACTGGGTCGGTCCAATGGTTGGTGGGGGCCTAGGTGCTGTACTGTATGATAAACTGTTTTCTACCAAAGTCTGCAAATCGAGACTGAAGAGCTGTGTGAGTGGCGAGACCAAAGACACCAAGGAATTGGAGATTACGGTGGAAGAAAACGACAACAATATCAAACTGCTTGAACCTGAGCGGACATCGTGA
- the LOC105340657 gene encoding aquaporin-5 isoform X4: MAKQSIQEHLFQREVKDVKSLDLWRACLAEFLGTGLLCFMAVGAGLAPEGSPPVSSVHVALEAGFFIAAIITTLNTVSGGHVNPAISLGFLLTGQIGLVRCFLYITSQTVGAIAGCGLLLALTPENLQQGSFGVIAPGPNVTATQAFGAEVVITFLLDFSTFSFVDNGRHDLSGSVPFIIGIIVSLNIFAMVYWVGPMVGGGLGAVLYDKLFSTKVCKSRLKSCVSGETKDTKELEITVEENDNNIKLLEPERTS, translated from the exons ATGGCAAAACAGTCTATCCAGGAGCATTTGTTTCAGAGGGAAGTGAAGGATGTCAAGTCTCTGGATCTCTGGCGCGCATGCTTAGCTGAGTTTCTGGGCACGGGCTTGCTATGTTTTATGGCTGTAGGGGCTGGGCTGGCGCCGGAGGGTAGCCCCCCAGTATCCAGCGTTCACGTCGCTTTAGAAGCCGGATTCTTTATTGCAGCAATCATCACTACCTTAAACACAGTAAGCGGGGGTCACGTGAACCCAGCCATCAGTCTGGGATTCCTGCTAACTGGTCAAATAGGACTTGTGCGCTGCTTTCTGTACATAACATCACAGACTGTGGGTGCAATTGCAGGATGCGGTTTACTTCTGGCCTTGACACCGGAGAACCTTCAACAAGGCAGTTTCGGGGTCATAGCCCCGGGTCCAAATGTCACGGCAACACAAGCTTTTGGGGCAGAGGTTGTGATCACTTTTTTGTTGGATTTTAGCACTTTTTCATTTGTGGACAACGGAAGACATGATCTGTCGGGATCAGTGCCATTTATAATTGGCATCATTGtttcattaaacatttttgcCATG GTGTACTGGGTCGGTCCAATGGTTGGTGGGGGCCTAGGTGCTGTACTGTATGATAAACTGTTTTCTACCAAAGTCTGCAAATCGAGACTGAAGAGCTGTGTGAGTGGCGAGACCAAAGACACCAAGGAATTGGAGATTACGGTGGAAGAAAACGACAACAATATCAAACTGCTTGAACCTGAGCGGACATCGTGA